Proteins co-encoded in one Cupriavidus nantongensis genomic window:
- a CDS encoding YeiH family protein has translation MSSVSSPRTTPVTAPTAAAALPPPWSQRLLTLLPLGGIAWLAIALAEHPAVSRYGLSALTLAMCAGMVAANTLPRHWLAPLAPGMQVARHYLLRLGVALYGLRLTFASIVALGLPGIAVPLTMLVATLLFGTWVGTSFFGLSRREAILVSSGSAICGAAAAIAVSSVVRTDDKQTAVAVATVVLFGTVGMLLYPYLYELATGHWHWAVSERMFGIFTGATLHEVAQVIAAGKMISEPTADAAVVAKMVRVLALGPLLLVMALWPQGGSQAAESGSGAGAGRLRGIMKSVPWFAVGFVAVMAVNSAGAVPAAWKAPLIALDNWLLACAMLAIGLHTRIGDLVRAGRKPLALAGVLFVFLIGVGALMCYAMA, from the coding sequence ATGTCTTCCGTCTCCAGCCCCCGCACCACTCCGGTCACCGCGCCAACTGCCGCGGCGGCCTTGCCGCCGCCCTGGTCGCAGCGCTTGCTGACGCTGCTGCCGCTGGGCGGCATCGCCTGGCTGGCGATTGCGCTGGCCGAGCATCCGGCGGTATCGCGCTACGGGCTCAGCGCGCTGACGCTGGCCATGTGCGCCGGCATGGTCGCGGCCAATACGCTGCCGCGCCATTGGCTGGCGCCGCTGGCCCCCGGCATGCAGGTAGCGCGGCACTATCTGCTGCGGCTGGGCGTGGCGTTGTACGGGCTGCGCCTGACCTTCGCCTCGATCGTCGCGCTGGGCCTGCCGGGCATCGCCGTGCCGCTGACCATGCTGGTCGCCACGCTGCTGTTCGGTACCTGGGTCGGCACAAGTTTCTTCGGGCTGAGCCGCCGCGAGGCGATCCTGGTCAGTTCCGGCAGCGCCATCTGCGGCGCCGCCGCGGCCATCGCGGTGTCGTCGGTGGTGCGCACCGACGACAAGCAGACTGCGGTGGCAGTGGCGACGGTGGTGCTGTTCGGCACCGTCGGCATGCTGCTCTATCCCTACCTGTACGAACTGGCCACGGGCCACTGGCACTGGGCCGTCAGCGAGCGCATGTTCGGCATCTTCACCGGGGCGACGCTGCACGAGGTGGCGCAGGTGATCGCCGCCGGCAAGATGATCAGCGAGCCGACCGCCGACGCCGCCGTGGTGGCCAAGATGGTGCGCGTGCTGGCCCTGGGCCCGCTGCTGCTGGTGATGGCGCTGTGGCCGCAGGGCGGCTCGCAAGCGGCCGAGTCGGGCTCCGGCGCCGGCGCCGGCCGCCTGCGCGGCATCATGAAGTCGGTGCCGTGGTTCGCGGTGGGCTTTGTCGCGGTGATGGCGGTGAACTCGGCCGGGGCCGTGCCCGCTGCCTGGAAGGCGCCGCTGATCGCGCTGGACAACTGGCTGCTGGCCTGCGCGATGCTGGCGATCGGCCTGCACACCCGCATCGGCGACCTGGTGCGCGCCGGCCGCAAGCCGCTGGCGCTGGCAGGGGTGCTGTTCGTGTTCCTGATCGGGGTAGGGGCGCTGATGTGCTACGCCATGGCGTGA
- a CDS encoding LysR family transcriptional regulator — protein MDLHPHPPAAPRPEQRPLRLTLRQLSVFVAVAQHGSTMAAAQALAMSQSAVSASLAELERALDSPLFDRIARRLSINETGRQFFPRALSLLDQAQELERFATQTGVQLRIAASNTIGSYMLPPLLAGFRHSRSGPCTLDLRIGNTREVLQSLLQFEADIGLVEGASHERDLRSVRWCDDEMVVIVGPSHPLAAAPHDLVALRDAEWIVREPGSGTREVIEERLVPLLGELRFALELGNAEAIKRAVMSGFGVSCLSLHVVRDELERGTLVAIRDGLPRIVRPLQLVVHQDKFPTQGLLAFTEYLRTMAPRIGA, from the coding sequence ATGGACCTCCACCCCCACCCGCCAGCCGCGCCGCGGCCGGAGCAGCGCCCGCTGCGCCTGACGCTGCGCCAGTTGTCCGTCTTTGTCGCGGTGGCTCAGCATGGCAGCACCATGGCGGCAGCCCAGGCGCTGGCGATGTCGCAGTCAGCGGTCAGCGCGTCGCTGGCGGAGCTGGAGCGCGCGCTGGACAGCCCGCTGTTCGACCGCATCGCGCGCCGTCTCAGCATCAATGAGACCGGTCGGCAATTTTTTCCGCGCGCGCTGTCGCTGCTGGACCAGGCGCAGGAGCTGGAGCGTTTTGCCACCCAGACCGGGGTCCAGCTGCGCATCGCCGCCAGCAACACCATCGGCAGCTATATGCTGCCGCCGCTGCTGGCGGGCTTCCGCCACTCGCGCAGCGGCCCGTGCACGCTGGACCTGCGCATTGGCAATACCCGCGAGGTGCTGCAGTCGCTGCTGCAGTTCGAAGCCGATATCGGCCTGGTCGAAGGCGCCAGCCATGAACGCGACCTGCGCAGCGTGCGCTGGTGCGACGACGAGATGGTGGTGATCGTCGGCCCGTCCCATCCGCTGGCCGCGGCGCCGCATGACCTGGTCGCCCTGCGCGATGCCGAGTGGATCGTGCGCGAGCCCGGCTCGGGCACGCGCGAGGTGATCGAGGAGCGGCTGGTGCCGCTGCTCGGGGAGCTGCGCTTCGCGCTGGAACTGGGCAATGCCGAGGCCATCAAGCGCGCGGTGATGAGCGGCTTTGGCGTCAGCTGCCTGTCGCTGCATGTGGTGCGCGACGAACTGGAGCGCGGCACGCTGGTGGCGATCCGCGACGGCCTGCCGCGCATTGTGCGCCCGCTGCAACTGGTGGTGCACCAGGACAAGTTCCCGACCCAGGGGCTGCTGGCATTCACCGAATACCTGCGCACCATGGCGCCGCGCATCGGCGCCTGA
- a CDS encoding cation:proton antiporter encodes MHHATPLISTIVGGIVLAFILGAVASRLRLPPLIGYLCAGIVVGPHTPGYTADQALAPELAELGVILLMFGVGLHFSIKDLMAVKRIAIPGAVVQIGIATLMGMLVSWGFGWSWGQGLVYGLALSVASTVVLLKALQERDLVESPQGRIAVGWLIVEDLAMVLALVLLPAMAGLLAGAGAAAGEAGPGTGEVVLAIFATLGKVAAFVAVMLVIGRRFIPWMLERIVWTGNREMFRLGVLATALGVAYGAYALFGVSFALGAFFAGMVLAESEFSHRAAEESLPLRDAFAVLFFVSVGMLFDPMVLVNDPWGVLATVFIIVVGKSLAALGIVRAFGHSGQTGMTIAVSLAQIGEFSFILASLGVYLKILPERGQALILAGALLSIMLNPVLFHMLDLYTARRGRGADPQPA; translated from the coding sequence GTGGGGCCGCATACCCCCGGCTACACCGCCGACCAGGCGCTGGCGCCGGAACTGGCCGAGCTGGGCGTGATCCTGCTGATGTTCGGCGTGGGCCTGCATTTCTCGATCAAGGACCTGATGGCGGTCAAGCGCATCGCCATTCCGGGCGCGGTGGTGCAGATCGGCATCGCCACGCTGATGGGCATGCTGGTGTCGTGGGGCTTCGGCTGGTCGTGGGGGCAGGGGCTGGTGTACGGGCTGGCGCTGTCGGTGGCCAGCACCGTGGTGCTGCTCAAGGCACTGCAGGAGCGCGACCTGGTGGAATCGCCGCAGGGGCGCATCGCCGTCGGCTGGCTGATCGTCGAAGACCTGGCGATGGTGCTGGCGCTGGTGCTGCTGCCGGCGATGGCGGGCCTGCTGGCCGGCGCGGGCGCGGCTGCCGGCGAGGCCGGCCCGGGCACGGGCGAGGTGGTGCTGGCGATCTTCGCCACGCTGGGCAAGGTGGCGGCGTTCGTCGCGGTGATGCTGGTGATCGGCCGCCGCTTTATCCCGTGGATGCTCGAGCGCATCGTCTGGACCGGCAACCGCGAGATGTTCCGCCTGGGCGTGCTGGCGACGGCGCTGGGCGTGGCCTATGGCGCCTATGCGCTGTTCGGCGTGTCGTTTGCGCTGGGCGCGTTCTTCGCGGGCATGGTGCTGGCGGAATCCGAATTCAGCCATCGCGCCGCCGAGGAATCGCTGCCGCTGCGCGATGCCTTCGCCGTGCTGTTCTTCGTTTCGGTGGGCATGCTGTTCGACCCGATGGTGCTGGTGAACGACCCCTGGGGCGTGCTGGCGACCGTGTTTATCATCGTGGTTGGCAAGTCGCTGGCGGCGCTCGGCATCGTGCGCGCCTTCGGGCATTCGGGGCAGACCGGCATGACCATTGCCGTCAGCCTGGCGCAGATCGGCGAGTTCTCGTTCATCCTCGCCAGCCTGGGCGTCTATCTGAAGATCCTGCCGGAGCGCGGCCAGGCGCTGATCCTGGCCGGCGCGCTGCTGTCGATCATGCTCAATCCCGTGCTGTTCCACATGCTCGACCTGTACACTGCGCGCCGCGGCCGCGGCGCCGATCCCCAGCCGGCCTGA